One window of Flavobacterium dauae genomic DNA carries:
- a CDS encoding class I SAM-dependent methyltransferase — protein MNCTLCDTFLNQKIDTDYYVCSTCNAYVKCADLYFNEAKEKNHYEQHNNDVNDAGYKNFTAPVTNTILEYCSTEMLGLDYGCGKGPVISKQLIEKGYNVDLYDPYFYPDTSYLNKQYDYIFSCEVFEHFYNPFEEIKKLHRILKQDGLLIIKTHLYNHQTDFKNWYYRKDQTHVFIYTLKTFEYIAEHFGFDSITLTEKLIVLRKK, from the coding sequence ATGAATTGTACGCTGTGTGATACTTTTTTGAATCAAAAGATCGATACCGATTATTATGTTTGTAGCACTTGTAATGCGTACGTAAAATGCGCTGATTTGTATTTTAATGAAGCAAAAGAGAAAAATCATTACGAGCAACACAATAATGATGTGAACGATGCAGGGTACAAAAACTTCACTGCTCCGGTTACAAATACTATTTTAGAATATTGTTCAACTGAAATGTTAGGGCTTGATTATGGCTGTGGAAAAGGCCCCGTAATTAGTAAACAGTTGATTGAAAAAGGATACAACGTTGATTTGTATGATCCTTATTTTTATCCGGATACTTCATATTTAAACAAACAATACGATTATATTTTTAGCTGCGAAGTGTTTGAACATTTTTATAATCCTTTTGAAGAAATCAAAAAACTGCACAGGATTTTAAAGCAAGATGGATTATTGATTATTAAAACACATTTATACAACCATCAAACCGATTTTAAAAACTGGTATTACCGTAAAGACCAAACGCACGTTTTTATCTATACGCTTAAAACGTTTGAATACATAGCGGAACATTTTGGGTTTGATAGTATAACCTTGACCGAAAAGCTGATTGTTTTAAGGAAAAAATAA
- the ruvB gene encoding Holliday junction branch migration DNA helicase RuvB gives MNEHLNPTNENYSNEEIDVEKKLRPLSFDDFAGQDQVLENLKVFVKAANLRGEALDHTLFHGPPGLGKTTLSNILANELNVGIKITSGPVLDKPGDLAGLLTNLEERDILFIDEIHRLSPVVEEYLYSAMEDFKIDIMIESGPNARSVQINLNPFTLVGATTRSGLLTAPMRARFGIQSRLQYYNIELLSTIVERSATILKVPIDMEAAIEIAGRSRGTPRIANALLRRVRDFAQIKGNGRIDIEISRFALKALNVDKYGLDEMDNKILSTIIDKFKGGPVGLSTLATAVSENSETIEEVYEPFLIQEGFIYRTPRGREVTEKAYTHLGRHNVGKQSGLFNSYE, from the coding sequence ATGAACGAACATTTAAATCCAACCAACGAAAATTATTCTAACGAAGAAATCGATGTAGAAAAAAAACTGCGTCCGCTCTCGTTTGATGATTTTGCGGGTCAAGATCAGGTATTAGAAAATTTAAAAGTGTTTGTAAAAGCTGCCAATTTGCGTGGCGAAGCTTTAGATCACACGTTGTTTCACGGACCTCCGGGTTTGGGAAAAACAACGCTATCTAATATTTTGGCAAACGAATTAAATGTGGGAATCAAAATTACATCGGGTCCGGTGTTAGATAAACCCGGAGATTTAGCTGGATTACTAACGAATTTAGAAGAACGCGATATTCTGTTTATCGATGAAATTCACAGATTAAGCCCTGTTGTGGAAGAATATCTGTATTCGGCAATGGAAGATTTTAAGATCGATATTATGATTGAATCTGGTCCAAATGCACGTTCGGTTCAAATCAACCTGAATCCTTTTACGTTGGTTGGTGCAACTACACGTTCGGGATTATTGACTGCACCAATGCGTGCACGTTTCGGTATCCAAAGTCGTTTACAGTATTATAATATCGAATTATTATCAACCATTGTAGAGCGTAGTGCAACCATTTTAAAGGTTCCTATTGATATGGAAGCTGCGATTGAAATTGCGGGTCGAAGCCGTGGTACGCCTCGTATTGCTAATGCTTTGTTGCGCAGAGTTCGCGATTTTGCACAGATTAAAGGCAACGGACGCATCGATATTGAAATTTCTCGTTTTGCTTTAAAAGCCCTAAATGTTGATAAATATGGGTTAGACGAAATGGATAACAAAATTTTATCAACCATTATTGATAAATTCAAAGGCGGTCCGGTAGGCTTGTCAACATTGGCAACTGCCGTTTCAGAAAATTCGGAAACCATTGAAGAAGTTTATGAACCATTTCTTATTCAGGAAGGATTTATTTACCGAACACCGCGCGGGCGTGAAGTTACCGAAAAAGCATACACCCATTTGGGCAGACATAATGTAGGCAAGCAATCGGGTTTGTTTAATAGCTATGAATAA
- the queG gene encoding tRNA epoxyqueuosine(34) reductase QueG, translating to MMTNKEKYTKFIKDKALDLGFSYCGISQATFLEEEAPRLESWLKNNMHGEMKYMENHFDKRLDPRLLVPGAKSVVSLLLNYFPAEQQNQDSYKISKYAYGEDYHFVIKDKLKDLLHFINDEIGEVDGRVFVDSAPVLDKAWAAKSGLGWVGKNNNLIRKTEGSFFFVAELIIDLELMYDTATTNHCGSCTACIDACPTQAIESPYIVNGSKCISYLTIELKDAIPDEFLGKLDDWMYGCDVCQDVCPWNRFAKPNNEPLFKPKPTLIDYDKQQWNDLTNELFNEIFRKSPVKRTKFSGLTRNIEFLRKNNFKK from the coding sequence ATTATGACTAACAAAGAAAAATATACAAAATTCATTAAAGACAAAGCCCTCGATTTGGGCTTTTCTTATTGTGGTATTTCGCAAGCAACCTTTTTAGAAGAAGAAGCACCGCGGTTAGAAAGTTGGTTAAAAAACAATATGCACGGCGAAATGAAGTATATGGAAAATCATTTTGATAAACGGTTAGATCCACGACTTTTGGTTCCCGGTGCAAAATCGGTAGTGTCTTTATTGTTGAATTACTTTCCTGCCGAACAACAAAATCAAGATTCGTATAAAATTTCCAAGTACGCTTACGGCGAAGATTATCATTTTGTAATTAAAGATAAATTAAAAGATCTGCTGCATTTTATTAACGATGAAATAGGCGAGGTCGATGGTCGCGTTTTTGTCGATTCGGCACCGGTGTTAGATAAAGCCTGGGCAGCAAAATCAGGATTGGGCTGGGTTGGTAAAAACAACAACTTAATCCGTAAAACCGAAGGATCGTTCTTTTTCGTTGCCGAATTAATCATTGATTTAGAGTTGATGTACGATACCGCAACAACCAATCACTGCGGTTCGTGCACCGCTTGTATCGATGCGTGCCCCACACAAGCAATAGAATCGCCTTATATTGTGAACGGCAGTAAATGTATTTCGTATTTGACTATTGAACTGAAAGATGCCATTCCCGATGAGTTTTTAGGCAAGTTAGACGATTGGATGTACGGTTGCGATGTTTGTCAGGATGTTTGTCCGTGGAATCGTTTTGCAAAACCAAATAACGAGCCACTTTTTAAACCAAAACCAACGTTAATTGATTACGACAAACAGCAATGGAACGATTTAACCAATGAATTGTTCAACGAAATTTTTCGTAAATCACCTGTAAAACGTACCAAGTTTTCTGGTTTAACACGGAATATCGAATTTCTAAGAAAAAATAACTTTAAAAAGTAA